DNA from Drosophila suzukii chromosome 2R, CBGP_Dsuzu_IsoJpt1.0, whole genome shotgun sequence:
aatcaatattaaaagcaaagttttaaaaaatttgtaaatttacTAGAATTGTTTAATAATATATCTCTATATATAGATGTAATacgttttttttatatctGTAATAAATTCTCTTTTTGGAAATATCAAATATTCCTCATTCTATCTTTTAACATTGTActtgtatttaatttttattttaagtacTAATCACTGTACTTGGCAAACCCATTAGTCAAACCCCTTGACATTGTCCCTGCAAACGCATCCGTTCTAGCTGCCAAATTATCGGCTATAAAAGCCACCGATCAGCCCGACCAACGCCAGACGATAAAGTACCTCCCGTCCGTTTCTACCGACTTGGGATCGGTTTCATCTAGCTTGAGTTTCCAAGGGCCACACTTACTGTTGAGATCAGCACAATGTTCGACTCAAAGATTAGGGTGCCCAAGTACGACTCGGATGCGTTCGACAATGTTGAATATGAACTGCAGATGACGTACACTCTGGAGACGGATCGCAGGATCATGAGCTTCTACGACGCCATGTGGGGCATGGAGGTGTCCGGCGGAATCGATCAGTTCGAGCCGCTGACCATCGTCAATGTTTCGCCCACTGGGTTGGCCAAGAGGGGTGGAATGCGGGTGGGCGACGAGATCACCCAGATCAACGATGTGCCAGCCCTGGAGATGACCTTCAACGAGGCCCTGCAAATGTTCCGGAAGAACTCGCGTTACGTTCGCGTCTATGTGAGAGGGTAAGTTTTCATATTATTACCTCCAAAAGTTCCTAActtatctccatctccatagCGATGATGATGCCCCTGGCGAGGAGGACTGGACCTGTGATTGCTGGTTCAAGCCCAGGAAGCCCTGGCGTCGCGATTTCACTCCCATTCAGTGGACTTTCCCCTGGAACGATCGTCGGAAGCCCGTCTACAAGGAGTCAAACTGCTTCATGGTGCCTAGCAAAATGGAGGAGAAGATTCGGGCCAGGCGTGCTGCCACCTCAGCTGTACACAAGAAGGAGGATCTGGCTCCACACACTCGCTCCCTGACACCCACGCCCAGGCCCAAGAATCAACCTGGTCCGAATCTTCTGGAGACTGTGCTCCGGCCCCGTGGCCCACCGCCAAGGGATTAAGCCATCTGATCTGATCCGTAAGATGAAGCTGGCCAAGTTATAAGGAGTTGCAGGCAGCGCTGAATCCGCTGCAGTGCATCAGGACCTTTGAGGATTATCGGGTTAGAAAACGGCAGGCTACTGTATAATCAGTTGAAGTGCCTCACAAATGCTACAATCCGATTTTGAAGACTGTTTTGCTGGAAACAGTGTCTTAATCCTGCCGAGAAATgagaatttaatttaatttatggtAAAGGTACACGGTGAGCTATAGCTGGCAGTCAAATGTGTACACTATTGAAGTGCTTTAGAGCTGAGCTGGAACTGGTGTACTGACTCGAAAAATATCCAAAAGGGATACTATCGAAATGTTAACTAGTTTCTATCaagtaaataaacaattatttCGTTTATGAATTTACTGTACATTATTTCATTTGGAAAGGGTCTTTTAGTTCTACTCCACTATCCGATTTATTACAGAAAAAACCAAGTTTGAGAAGAGCAATAGCCATGATTCAGACGATATACTGGCTAATATGAATGAAACAAATATGTATACTTAAGGATCCTTATTACTTTTGAAAACCGTTCCAAGAAAACTATGTCAAAATgcttaaaaaattgtataagatGGGTATAACTCCATAAACTAGTGCAATGACTCGAAAAATATCCAAAATAGATACTGCcaagtaaataaacaaaaatatttatatatacttaGAATGTAATATTAAATTTGGTTAAGTGTCTAACAAATTGATAATAATGTAATATGTTATTCTATGgggttttaaaatatgttaacATTTCTGTATACCCAGCCTTGAAGAAAGTGTTTTAGAATGCTGGGTATTCAAAAAACAGTACGTTTCACCCCTGCACAAAATGAAATTAGTTAGTTCTACTCACTTCATTATCCGATTTAGTGATATGGTAAAGTCTCAAAATTACGATTTCATTGATGTACCATATTGCTTCCGGCATGAAGCTAATTATTTTGTTGGCTCTCTTCTGTCAGATTCTTCTGGGAAGCCCACATTTCGACACTGACCACGCCTACAGGAAATGCACTGGAATCGTGTACCTAAATTGTATTGACTATTGCGACAGGGGTTGCAAAAACGTAGTGCCCACCTGCCATCATCACTGCCAAAGAGGATGCGGATGCATCGAAGCCTCAATCTTGCGGAATAATGGAGGATGCAAGCGGTTGGTGCATTGCGATGATGCGATAAAGGACTCCGCATCAGCTGAGAATCGGGACTACGCAGGGGAATATGTGACAGATTGGTGGGGAAAAGATGATAAGGCCAAGTCTGAGGAAAGCCAGAGCCAAGAGTCAGAAGAATCCAAGTCTGAGGAAAGCGACAGCCATGAAGCATTAAATAAGAAgactaaaaaaattataagtatatatttttaaggatGCTTATGACTTGAACAAGTATATTCTTTAAATCCAAGTGACTAAGCCGATGTATTTTTCGTTGATACCCAGACAAATAAAGTAAATGGCTAAAATGGAATTAGGATTATTactcaaaaataaacaaacaggAATGTATGTCCCTCATTAGAGGGTGTAAATAGAAATTAGTGAATTAGCAGAAGTGCTGATTAGTCCCAGGCTGTGTGCTGAATAAATGCGAAACAGCGGCAAGCTTTAATTGAGACACCGCAGGCATTTCCTTTATTATTCGATTTTATGGCATTCAATTCCAATAAATAATTCTAACGGGCAAGTTACAATTGCCTTCTAATTTATAAAATGACTTAACGCAGGAGTTTCATACCAGCATCTGTCGCAGCTTGATTGGTAATGAACATTAttagatttatttatttataaatcaataaataaattgcctcacagttataattatttggTACTTTGTACTCTGTACGGGGACCACTCCTTTGGCCTTCAAGCTACGAAATGCTAATTGCTGCTTTAAGCAAAATACACAGCCATAACTTCGTATACACACAGCCATGAATCAGAAATGTTATGTTGGCCAAATTAGAAGGCGGCTGAAATGCAAATCGAGCAAATCTCGTCTCATTTAGCCCCACTTTCCGTTGAGATGTAGAGCAACTTTCTGGAGAAGGCTTTATTAAGCATATAATTCAATTTTCATTATTCAGGAGGGGAGTGGATGTTGTTCTACTTCTTGTTGGTTTCCCAGGATGCTCTAGAATGTTGGCCTCCAATAACAACACtcagaaaaatatttatttctttgcagttttaaattttattattattataaaaaaaaacagataGGTTATATAAAGGTTTTGGTATTTTGATAAGTGTTCAAGAATTTTACTACATGCAACAGTAAAGCGTGTGGATTTAAAATTCCTTTGAAAAGGATCATGATATTGATATGGTAATTTCAAtacagaaaataaaataagctTTTTAAAATGTGAAACAATTTGTACTTTAATAAGATATTAATTTCTTTCAGTGATTTCCTTGGCTTCCGCAAGGAGAAACCATCGGGGACTTACGTTTCAGGCTGTTTCTGCTGCATTTAATTGAATGAAAAGCAGTGGATTCCAACTTAATAATGCTCTTAACCCTAACTTGTGGGTTGGGGCCATTTCGCTGCCAGTTTTGTTGGAAGGATAAAGCAAAATGAAGGAACACCGCCAGCAGAGGGTTAAACCCACCACAATGGCCTGGAAAAGCAAACGGAATCGGAATCgcaattaatattaatttaaaacgTATATCAAACTGAAAAAGGTTAGTGGTGGCAGGGAgtgaaatgaaaatggaaattCCGCGAATGAATTTTTAATTGGCGGACGATTGCGGAGGAAACTCAACTTTGAGCCCCCaatgatgacgatgatgaatGCGAATTTTCGTTTTGACTTCCAGTTGAGTTTTGATTAATGCTTAAATCAGAGCGTATTTAATGGAAATTGAACCATTTATTTTCGCTTTTATTTTTCACGAAGAACTCTTCACCTGCTCACCAAAATCTCCAAAGTGCAAGATAATGCCAAAGATTTTCACTGGTCGTTAAAGTTTTCACTTTTCGCGGCTGATTCAGCGATAAAGTTGGCGTgacaaaaaactaatttcatCCTAAtcacaataataataatgggGCTTGGCCTGGcactataaaaaaaaagtaccCAAACGCAATCCATGAAGACACAAAAAGAAGGTAAAAGATGAACAGGTTTGGGCAAAGTTTTCCAATGCCGATGACGATAATAGTGGCGAATCGTGGGAATCTTGGCCAGCCAAAAGCTGAAAACTTGTCAAAGCGAATGCCATGGAAAATTAGCAAAAATCATTGCAAATCAAATGGAAGACATGACAAGCCACAAAGAAACTTTCCAGCCTGCATTGAACGTCAGAGATTGAGTGCCGTACATCAAAGTTCAAAAGTGTCAAACGTTGTAGCCACCTCCTTCGGGCTCCCCGGATATGGAGCCCACTTTTGGTGGGGGGATCGAGAATGGGAACACACTTCAAACTGGTCGACTGAGCTGGTCCGGGGCTTAAGCCAATTTATAGTTTGTGTGGTGCCGGGCGACATCGATGCTGTTTTCCCAATGCCATCGGCTTGGACGCTTCTAAAGTTTGCCCCTGCATCTGCCTCTGCACACGGAAAAACACTATCGGAGTTGAACAGCTGGAACCATAAACCACAAAAGTCTTAGTTATGGCGACTGCCAGTTGcacacatttttaaaattgtttatagaGTCTTTAGTGCTGCCTAAAATACTATCCAAGTTATTTGGAAAAATTAGTGGCGGAAGTA
Protein-coding regions in this window:
- the Sfp53D gene encoding uncharacterized protein Sfp53D, producing the protein MKLIILLALFCQILLGSPHFDTDHAYRKCTGIVYLNCIDYCDRGCKNVVPTCHHHCQRGCGCIEASILRNNGGCKRLVHCDDAIKDSASAENRDYAGEYVTDWWGKDDKAKSEESQSQESEESKSEESDSHEALNKKTKKIISIYF
- the LOC108008487 gene encoding uncharacterized protein → MFDSKIRVPKYDSDAFDNVEYELQMTYTLETDRRIMSFYDAMWGMEVSGGIDQFEPLTIVNVSPTGLAKRGGMRVGDEITQINDVPALEMTFNEALQMFRKNSRYVRVYVRGDDDAPGEEDWTCDCWFKPRKPWRRDFTPIQWTFPWNDRRKPVYKESNCFMVPSKMEEKIRARRAATSAVHKKEDLAPHTRSLTPTPRPKNQPGPNLLETVLRPRGPPPRD